Proteins from a single region of Parasedimentitalea psychrophila:
- a CDS encoding phosphotransferase family protein — MPSDDWHNILPPMLQEAGLVASSISDIAPLTGGVSSDIIRFRTDDGRQFCAKRALSKLKVAEDWTVPLERNSYEVAWLRRANSIIPGAAPQVIADSAEFGTVILEFLPPEQFDNWKSLMLAGDADPDIAATVGATLGHLHAATSNDPEVAETFATDSLFDALRLDPYLRFTATVHLDLSEKILAVLAQTAATQTALVHGDFSPKNILIRKSDNQPVILDAECAWYGDPAFDAAFCLNHFLLKAAHIPQLEPAFLTSAIHFYDAWIACFPPQQQAMVTRHVLQLLPCLLLARIDGKSPAEYLTTTQRTLVRSAARELISQDHRTLAQLISDFAQLVQNK; from the coding sequence ATGCCTTCGGACGACTGGCATAACATCCTGCCACCTATGCTGCAGGAGGCAGGGTTGGTGGCGAGTTCGATTAGCGACATTGCACCGCTGACCGGGGGTGTCTCCTCTGACATTATTCGGTTTCGCACCGATGACGGGCGGCAGTTCTGCGCCAAGCGGGCGCTGTCCAAGCTTAAGGTCGCCGAGGACTGGACCGTACCGCTGGAGCGTAACAGCTATGAGGTGGCCTGGCTGCGCCGCGCCAATAGCATCATCCCAGGGGCAGCGCCGCAAGTGATTGCCGATTCAGCAGAATTTGGCACTGTAATCCTCGAATTCCTGCCGCCAGAGCAGTTTGACAACTGGAAGTCCTTAATGCTGGCAGGTGATGCTGATCCTGACATCGCGGCAACAGTCGGGGCAACACTGGGCCACCTGCACGCAGCCACTAGCAATGATCCGGAGGTTGCAGAAACTTTTGCCACTGACAGCCTGTTTGACGCGCTACGGCTTGATCCCTATCTGCGCTTCACTGCTACAGTCCATCTGGACCTGTCGGAAAAAATCCTGGCAGTGCTGGCGCAAACTGCTGCAACACAAACGGCGCTGGTTCACGGGGATTTTAGCCCCAAGAACATCCTGATCCGCAAAAGCGACAATCAGCCGGTTATTCTGGACGCGGAATGTGCCTGGTATGGCGACCCTGCATTTGATGCTGCGTTTTGCCTGAACCATTTCTTGCTGAAGGCCGCGCATATTCCGCAACTGGAACCCGCATTCCTGACCAGTGCGATACATTTTTATGATGCCTGGATTGCCTGCTTTCCACCGCAACAGCAGGCAATGGTCACCCGCCATGTCCTTCAATTGCTGCCCTGCCTGCTATTGGCCCGGATTGATGGCAAGTCCCCTGCGGAATATCTGACAACGACGCAACGCACGCTGGTGCGCAGCGCGGCCCGTGAACTGATTTCCCAAGACCACCGAACCCTGGCGCAGTTAATCTCAGATTTCGCGCAACTCGTTCAGAACAAATAG
- a CDS encoding fumarylacetoacetate hydrolase family protein codes for MKLFRFGTTDNEKPGVIDGTGIYRDASSLVQDYGRGQLSNAMETLLKADISQLPEIPKGSRIANCIPRPGKIICIGLNCVLHAKEAKMDPPSEPIVFMKASTTISGPFDPILIPPGSKKTDWEVELGVVIGKDAVCISKEEAKTHIAGYCLINDVSEREYQLERGGQWVKGKSWDSFCPTGPWMMPEDGSFDAMDLGMRLWVNGKQFQDGRTNTMIFDIETVVAYLSNFMRLEEGDLISMGTPSGVGIGQNPPVFLSEDDVVELEIDGLGRQRQTCQNWSA; via the coding sequence ATGAAGCTTTTCAGGTTTGGCACTACGGACAACGAAAAACCGGGCGTCATTGACGGCACTGGCATCTACCGCGACGCGTCATCCCTTGTTCAGGATTATGGTCGTGGCCAGTTGAGCAATGCGATGGAAACATTGCTGAAAGCCGATATCTCTCAGCTGCCAGAGATCCCCAAGGGCAGCCGGATCGCCAACTGTATTCCGCGCCCCGGCAAGATTATCTGCATCGGCCTGAACTGTGTGTTGCACGCTAAAGAAGCGAAAATGGACCCACCGTCGGAACCCATTGTGTTCATGAAGGCCAGTACCACGATTTCCGGACCGTTTGATCCTATTCTGATCCCGCCCGGATCAAAGAAAACCGACTGGGAAGTTGAACTGGGCGTGGTGATCGGCAAAGACGCCGTCTGTATCAGCAAAGAAGAGGCGAAGACCCATATCGCAGGCTACTGCCTGATCAATGATGTCTCAGAGCGCGAATATCAGCTTGAGCGCGGCGGCCAGTGGGTCAAAGGTAAAAGCTGGGACAGCTTCTGCCCCACCGGCCCCTGGATGATGCCAGAAGATGGGTCGTTTGACGCCATGGATCTGGGCATGCGGCTTTGGGTGAATGGCAAACAGTTTCAGGACGGCCGCACCAATACGATGATTTTCGACATCGAAACCGTGGTTGCCTATCTCAGCAACTTTATGCGCCTTGAAGAGGGCGATCTGATTTCAATGGGAACCCCATCGGGTGTTGGCATTGGCCAGAACCCGCCGGTGTTCCTGTCCGAAGATGATGTGGTAGAGCTGGAAATCGACGGGCTTGGCCGCCAGCGCCAGACTTGCCAAAACTGGAGCGCCTGA
- a CDS encoding succinylglutamate desuccinylase/aspartoacylase family protein, giving the protein MHNAVKSNVDWNAFGATAGMLSVPFSIDRSPYYQVQIPVWRWRGGTGKSLLILGGNHGDEYEGPLAIFKLIRALEGRQVNGAITVIPSLNAPAAMAAKRCSPLDGGNMNRAFPGSASGTPTQRIANHMEVEVMPQHDMVFDLHSGGTTMEHISCALCEENPDKTMNNKQIDAMSALGMPYGFVAGTNSSSPTSMGAARRAGVLGVSGEFGGGGTATRQSIEGAAQAIDGLLLHLGITESRLISEVSTDKVEMGILDLRRQSQFVYASETGWFEPAVSLNEPVLKGQIAGWMYNPERPKAAAVPYHFEEDGIVISRRLPTASQPGDCLYNIARPAV; this is encoded by the coding sequence ATGCATAATGCGGTAAAATCCAACGTTGACTGGAACGCCTTCGGCGCAACAGCCGGGATGCTAAGTGTTCCATTTTCAATCGACCGGTCACCTTATTATCAGGTTCAGATACCGGTCTGGCGTTGGCGCGGTGGAACCGGGAAATCGCTGCTTATTCTGGGCGGGAATCATGGCGACGAATACGAGGGGCCGTTGGCGATTTTCAAACTGATCCGGGCGCTGGAAGGACGGCAGGTGAACGGCGCGATCACGGTGATTCCCAGCCTGAACGCCCCGGCCGCGATGGCGGCAAAGCGATGCTCGCCGCTGGACGGCGGCAACATGAACCGGGCCTTTCCCGGCAGTGCATCCGGCACGCCGACTCAGCGTATTGCCAACCACATGGAGGTCGAGGTTATGCCGCAGCACGACATGGTATTTGACCTGCATTCTGGCGGCACAACTATGGAGCATATCAGCTGCGCATTATGTGAGGAAAATCCTGATAAAACGATGAATAATAAACAAATTGATGCAATGTCGGCGCTTGGAATGCCCTATGGGTTCGTGGCGGGGACCAACAGTTCCAGCCCGACATCTATGGGGGCCGCCCGGCGCGCCGGTGTCTTGGGGGTCAGCGGTGAATTCGGCGGCGGCGGCACTGCAACCCGGCAGTCAATCGAGGGGGCCGCTCAGGCTATTGACGGGCTGTTGCTTCATCTGGGCATCACTGAATCGCGCCTAATCAGCGAAGTTTCGACCGACAAAGTTGAGATGGGAATTCTTGATCTCCGCCGTCAGTCGCAGTTTGTTTACGCGTCAGAAACGGGTTGGTTTGAGCCTGCCGTTTCGCTGAATGAGCCGGTTTTAAAGGGCCAGATTGCAGGCTGGATGTACAACCCAGAACGACCAAAAGCCGCAGCGGTTCCGTATCATTTCGAAGAAGACGGCATTGTTATCTCCAGGCGCCTTCCTACAGCGTCCCAACCGGGGGACTGCCTGTATAATATCGCCCGCCCCGCAGTGTAA
- a CDS encoding Gfo/Idh/MocA family protein has protein sequence MSLRVAIAGYGVAARAHAEAYAAIEEFEIVAVFSPAPETESPLIRAQLGSQVAVFDQYDEMLNAVNPDVVSICTMHDVHAEQAIKAAKAGAHIVLEKPFCTKEADLARLRHAVELAGVTVCAGFHEFHEGQFRAALDLVEQGALGALHLMEVDYLNGIGPWAPQFWWAKRRETGGSSLLVAGCHALQFLMLCKAGIEVTEVTSYANSTRSSEFADVEYDTTQISLMKFEDGSIGKVTSCIDAQQPYTFRATLVGSKGSLIDRRFSSPAPHGEGREKWTEIQARHLDDGDAITGDMYQPMFRAFLDCISQGQPMRYSDFETTMKMHRVLFAADKSAQTGRPVKISEIAC, from the coding sequence ATGAGTTTAAGGGTAGCTATCGCGGGGTACGGCGTTGCAGCGCGTGCGCATGCCGAGGCCTATGCTGCGATTGAAGAATTTGAGATTGTTGCTGTTTTCTCACCTGCCCCGGAAACCGAGTCTCCGCTGATTCGGGCGCAACTTGGCAGTCAGGTTGCGGTTTTCGACCAGTATGATGAGATGTTGAACGCCGTTAACCCGGATGTGGTGTCAATCTGCACAATGCATGATGTGCACGCCGAACAGGCTATCAAAGCGGCCAAGGCTGGCGCGCATATTGTATTGGAAAAGCCGTTTTGCACCAAAGAGGCTGATCTGGCCCGGTTGCGCCACGCCGTAGAGCTTGCTGGTGTCACGGTCTGCGCCGGATTTCACGAGTTTCACGAAGGCCAATTTCGCGCGGCGCTTGACCTTGTTGAACAGGGTGCGCTTGGCGCGCTGCATCTGATGGAGGTCGATTATCTTAACGGAATTGGTCCCTGGGCACCACAGTTCTGGTGGGCTAAAAGACGCGAGACGGGCGGTAGCAGCCTGTTGGTTGCGGGATGTCATGCGCTTCAGTTTCTAATGCTTTGCAAGGCAGGCATTGAGGTGACCGAGGTGACGTCTTACGCAAACTCTACCCGTTCATCTGAGTTTGCTGATGTCGAATATGACACCACCCAAATCTCATTGATGAAGTTTGAGGATGGGTCCATCGGTAAGGTGACCTCCTGCATCGACGCCCAGCAGCCTTATACCTTCAGGGCCACTCTGGTGGGCAGTAAGGGGTCTTTGATTGATCGCCGGTTTTCCAGCCCTGCCCCACACGGTGAAGGGCGGGAAAAGTGGACCGAGATCCAGGCCCGTCATCTGGATGATGGCGACGCCATAACTGGCGACATGTATCAGCCGATGTTCCGCGCGTTTCTGGACTGTATCAGCCAGGGCCAGCCAATGCGGTATTCGGATTTTGAGACCACAATGAAAATGCACCGGGTTCTATTTGCTGCAGACAAGTCGGCGCAGACAGGCCGGCCGGTCAAAATCAGTGAAATTGCGTGTTGA